A part of Schistosoma mansoni strain Puerto Rico chromosome W, complete genome genomic DNA contains:
- a CDS encoding putative rnase h (70) codes for MFPTSGFFQELLCPAFSEGNCDRPYCHFNHFDGQNVPEENILSITKSCKPSVDPVYKPTPISILEKRTENPQNYLDIEYNKNANCMQSVYEEPIPVYQPTPISELEKYAPNSLSDYGFSKGFVPQDQPSYSPVVKIKTMPSPSPFLYQPSPSVTESSTSLYAKEVININVDSDEDTPSPTVAQDNPGDLRTVSVAKGVQNSQNDKLKIHGSPIHNEKSKRRVKVSKSKEMTVPNELNITKINDKRSVDSTEKDNEDDGNCTLSKRQKILSLYQDLYGDTDNDSSVDKNSLPKNASKSAPLIPPYMSPVFKKPETTSTDKKSDNVIASGNVQHEYVARPRIPLRKSDKIPMPIRTRYLDQFIEECLLIYDHPSDAYKRALEDEQACHDKAGSRMAYLNAVIQRLKCLKAEKKSIQLGEKSKISFSLAVVTCPAITSSHLSAYDSNNNTKKDDAEEKLDCLVKGPLLYSQLASYLLSEEDLLANGYPLELVENDTIIRGKAALCLPENKHQVYGNCPSNERVCCRCGTRFLVDEYGHSLTQGECIYHWGKAVKQRSFGQGFDLRYLCCNGDIGQLGCQICPRGHVHDANKWLDNEGFVITLPPLPKSQEYDEDNDNNSSCNVYALDCEMVYTTGGCELARITIINSKLQVILDEFVCPDHPIIDCNSRFSGLKLEDIEQAKYHITDIQAKLLHLFDSDTILIGHSLESDLTALKLIHKKVVDTSIVFPHRLGLPKKRALRNLVSEILQQIIQQDENGHNSMEDAIACMQLVQHKVKEDLRRGKWNFS; via the exons ATGTTCCTGAGGAAAACATACTATCTATAACG AAATCATGTAAGCCCTCTGTTGATCCTGTATATAAACCGACCCCTATCAGTATTTTGGAAAAACGTACTGAAAATCCACAAAACTACCTTGATATTGAATATAATAAGAATGCCAATTGTATGCAAAGCGTTTATGAAGAACCCATTCCTGTTTATCAACCAACTCCAATAAGTGAATTGGAAAAATATGCACCTAATTCGTTGTCTGATTATGGATTTTCCAAAGGATTTGTACCACAGGATCAACCATCATATTCTCCTGTggtcaaaataaaaacaatgcCTTCGCCTTCTCCATTTTTATATCAGCCTTCCCCATCAGTTACAGAATCATCCACCTCTTTGTATGCCAAAGAAGTTATTAACATTAACGTAGACTCGGATGAGGATACTCCTTCTCCGACTGTTGCCCAAGATAATCCTGGTGACTTACGAACTGTATCTGTGGCTAAGGGTGTCCAAAATTCACAGAATGATAAGCTGAAAATTCATGGATCACCTATACATAATGAAAAATCAAAGCGTAGAGTGAAGGTTTCCAAAAGCAAAGAAATGACCGTTCCAAATGAACTAAATATCACAAAGATTAATGACAAAAGGTCTGTGGATAGTACAGAGAAGGATAATGAAGATGATGGCAATTGCACACTTTCTAAACGTCAAAAAATCTTATCACTTTATCAAGACTTATACGGTGATACTGATAACGATAGCTCGGTAGACAAAAACAGTCTTCCTAAGAATGCTTCAAAGTCTGCTCCGCTTATTCCACCATATATGAGTCCAGTTTTTAAAAAGCCTGAGACGACAAGTACAGATAAGAAGAGCGATAAT GTTATTGCTTCAGGAAATGTACAACATGAATATGTTGCAAGACCCCGTATCCCACTACGCAAAAGTGACAAAATTCCCATGCCAATCAGAACTCGCTATTTGGATCAATTTATTGAAGAGTGCCTTTTAATATATGACCATCCCTCTGATGCATACAAGCGT gcTCTTGAAGATGAACAAGCTTGCCATGACAAAGCAGGTAGTCGAATGGCATATTTGAACGCTGTAATCCAACGGCTAAAATGTTTGAAAGCAGAAAAAAAATCCATACAATTAGGTGAGAAATCGAAAATTTCATTCAGTCTGGCGGTAGTTACATGTCCTGCAATCACTAGTTCACATTTATCTGCTTatgattcaaataataatactaagaAAGATGATGCTGAGGAAAAACTTGACTGTTTAGTTAAAG GACCTCTTCTGTATAGTCAATTAGCATCTTATTTATTATCGGAGGAAGATTTGTTAGCAAATGGTTATCCTCTCGAATTAGTAGAAAATGATACAATTATCCGTGGGAAGGCTGCTCTGTGTTTACCAGAAAATAAGCATCAGGTATATGGTAATTGTCCAT CTAACGAACGAGTGTGTTGTCGTTGTGGTACACGATttcttgttgatgaatatggaCACTCTTTAACTCAAGGCGAATGCATCTACCATTGGGGTAAAGCTGTGAAACAACGAA GTTTTGGCCAAGGATTTGATTTACGATATTTATGTTGTAATGGTGATATTGGTCAACTAGGCTGTCAAATCTGTCCAAGAGGTCATGTTCACGATGCTAATAAATGGTTAGATAATGAGGGTTTTGTTATTACATTGCCACCACTTCCAAAATCACAAGAATATGATGAAGATAATGACAATAATTCAAGTTGTAATGTATACGCTCTTGATTGTGAAATGGTTTATACAACTGGTGGTTGTGAACTAGCTAGAATTACCATTATCAATTCAAAACTTCAAGTTATTCTCGATGAATTTGTTTGTCCAGACCATCCAATTATTGATTGTAATTCACGTTTTTCTGGTTTAAAATTAGAAGATATAGAACAGGCAAAATATCATATTACTGATATTCAAGCAAAATTATTGCATTTATTCGATTCGGATACAATATTAATTGGTCATAGTTTAGAAAGTGATTTAACTGCTCTCAAATTGATACATAAGAAAGTCGTCGATACGTCTATTGTATTCCCGCATCGTTTAGGTTTACCAAAGAAACGAGCTTTAAGGAATTTAGTTAGTGAAATACTTCAACAAATTATACAACAAGATG AGAATGGTCACAACAGTATGGAGGATGCTATTGCCTGTATGCAACTTGTTCAACACAAAGTCAAAGAAGATTTACGTCGTGGAAAGTGGAATTTCtcttaa